A single genomic interval of Cervus elaphus chromosome 19, mCerEla1.1, whole genome shotgun sequence harbors:
- the WDR4 gene encoding tRNA (guanine-N(7)-)-methyltransferase non-catalytic subunit WDR4 isoform X2 produces MASSAGLALCGHALVVRGGSRFLATSTSSSDDDSLFIYDCSAAEKKSQERKGEDGQPVDQGSDTVLASTFSKSGSYFVLTDDSKRLILFRTNPWQCLSVRTVVRRCTALTFTASEERILVADKSGDVYSFSVLEPHGGGRLELGHLSMLLDVAVSPDDRFVLTADRDEKIRVSWAAAPHSIESFCLGHTEFVSRIFVVPNHPELLLSSSGDRTLRLWEYRSGRELHCCPLTSLQEPAEPWSDKRFAVSRITYWSQEDCVALSCDGLPVVYIFQLDAAQRQLVPRQLLTFQHRVWDAAFEEGHGLWVLQDCREDPLVFYRSVGGQWQSVPESAELKRVSAHVRVNWAMLEGGSARCPLEAEP; encoded by the exons ATGGCGAGTTCTGCGGGGTTGGCGCTGTGCGGGCATGCGCTGGTGGTGCGGGGCGGCAGCCGGTTTCTGGCTACCTCCACTTCGAGCAG tgATGACGACAGCCTCTTCATATATGATTGCAGTGCTGCAGAAAAGAAGTCACAAGAACGTAAAGG GGAGGACGGACAGCCCGTGGATCAGGGGAGTGACACCGTTCTGGCGTCCACCTTCTCCAAGTCTGGCAGCTATTTTGTTTTAACTGATGACAGTAAGCGTCTGATTCTTTTCCGTACAAACCCATGGCAATGTCTGAGTGTCAG GACCGTGGTGAGGAGGTGCACGGCCCTGACCTTCACGGCCTCTGAGGAGAGGATCCTGGTGGCGGACAAGTCTGGCGATGTGTATTCCTTCTCGGTGCTGGAGCCGCACGGGGGCGGCAGGCTTGAACTCGGACACCTGTCGATGCTGCTGGATGTG GCCGTGAGTCCCGACGACCGCTTTGTCCTCACCGCTGACCGGGACGAGAAGATCCGGGTGAGCTGGGCCGCAGCTCCGCACAGCATCGAGTCCTTCTGCCTGGGGCACACCGA GTTCGTGAGCCGCATCTTCGTGGTGCCCAACCACCCTGAGCTGCTCTTGTCGTCCTCCGGG GACCGCACCCTGAGGCTCTGGGAGTACCGAAGTGGCCGTGAGTTACACTGTTGTCCCCTGACCAGCCTGCAGGAGCCCGCAGAGCCCTGGAGTGACAAG AGGTTCGCCGTGTCCAGGATCACTTACTGGAGCCAGGAGGACTGCGTGGCACTCTCGTGTGACGG GCTGCCCGTGGTCTACATCTTCCAGCTGGATGCTGCCCAGCGACAGCTGGTTCCAAGGCAGCTGCTGACTTTCCAGCACCGGGTGTGGGACGCTGCCTTCGAGGAGGGCCATGGGCTGTGGGTGCTGCAAGACTGCCGGGAGGACCCCCTTGTGTTCTACAGGTCCGTGGGCGGCCAGTGGCAG